From Scophthalmus maximus strain ysfricsl-2021 chromosome 14, ASM2237912v1, whole genome shotgun sequence, one genomic window encodes:
- the serp2 gene encoding stress-associated endoplasmic reticulum protein 2, with protein MVAKQRIRMANEKHSKNITQRGNVAKTLRPQEEKYPVGPWLLALFVFVVCGSAIFQIIQSIRMGM; from the exons ATGGTGGCGAAACAGAGGATCCGCATGGCCAACGAGAAGCACAGCAAGAACATCACGCAGAGAGGGAACGTGGCCAAGACGCTG CGACCACAAGAGGAGAAGTATCCCGTGGGCCCCTGGTTGCTGGCCCTATTTGTATTTGTCGTGTGTGGATCAG CCATATTTCAGATCATTCAGAGCATCCGAATGGGAATGTGA